A stretch of the Marmota flaviventris isolate mMarFla1 chromosome 12, mMarFla1.hap1, whole genome shotgun sequence genome encodes the following:
- the C1ql3 gene encoding complement C1q-like protein 3: MVLLLVILIPVLVSSAGTSAHYEMLGTCRMVCDPYGGTKAPSTAATPDRGLMQSLPTFIQGPKGEAGRPGKAGPRGPPGEPGPPGPVGPPGEKGEPGRQGLPGPPGAPGLNAAGAISAATYSTVPKIAFYAGLKRQHEGYEVLKFDDVVTNLGNHYDPTTGKFTCSIPGIYFFTYHVLMRGGDGTSMWADLCKNNQVRASAIAQDADQNYDYASNSVVLHLEPGDEVYIKLDGGKAHGGNNNKYSTFSGFIIYAD; the protein is encoded by the exons ATGGTGCTGCTGCTGGTCATCCTCATCCCGGTGCTGGTGAGCTCGGCCGGCACGTCGGCGCACTACGAGATGCTGGGCACCTGCCGCATGGTCTGCGACCCCTATGGGGGCACCAAGGCGCCCAGCACCGCCGCCACGCCCGACCGTGGCCTCATGCAGTCCCTGCCCACCTTCATCCAGGGCCCCAAAGGCGAGGCCGGCAGACCGGGAAAAGCAGGCCCGCGTGGGCCCCCGGGAGAACCCGGGCCGCCGGGCCCTGTGGGGCCCCCGGGCGAGAAGGGCGAGCCGGGCCGCCAAGGCCTGCCGGGCCCGCCTGGGGCGCCCGGCCTGAACGCGGCCGGGGCCATCAGCGCCGCCACCTACAGCACGGTGCCCAAGATTGCCTTCTACGCTGGCCTCAAAAGGCAGCATGAAGGCTATGAGGTGCTCAAGTTCGACGACGTGGTCACCAACCTCGGAAACCACTACGATCCCACTACCGGCAAATTCACCTGCTCCATCCCAGGCATCTACTTCTTCACCTACCACGTCCTGATGCGCGGAGGGGACGGCACTAGCATGTGGGCTGATCTCTGCAAAAACAACCAG GTGCGTGCGAGTGCCATTGCCCAAGATGCTGATCAGAATTACGACTATGCCAGTAACAGTGTGGTTCTGCATCTGGAGCCAGGAGATGAAGTCTATATCAAATTAGATGGTGGGAAAGCCCATGgaggaaacaacaacaaatacagcACGTTTTCTGGATTTATTATTTATGCTGACTGA